Genomic window (Rossellomorea aquimaris):
GTCAGACACTTTTTAACGATTGCCTTTACGAAATCTCAGCGTTTAGAAGGACTGATTGATGAGTTATTCGAAATAACGCGAATGAACTATGGCATAATGCCAATTAAAAAAAATCATATAAATGTAAGTGATCTCCTTAATCAATTAAAGGAGGAATTGTATCCTGTCTTCGAGAAGAATGATTTGATCGCCAGAGTGAATGTGACTCCGCAACTACCTGTTTTGGGTGATGGAGAGCTGTTGGCACGCGTGTTTGAAAATCTTCTTACCAATTCGAATCGCTATGGTAACGATGGCCAGTTTGTGGATATTAATGGCTTTATTGATTCAGGGAAAGTGGTTATTCAGATTGTGAATTATGGAGATCCCATTCCTCAGAATGATCTGCCCCATCTCTTTGATATGTTCTATACCGGTGACAAAGCACGTACTCATCAAGGAGGCGGCACCGGGATTGGCCTCTTCATTGCCAAGAATATCGTGGAGCAGCATGATGGGACCATTACGGCCGAAAGCAGTATAATACGTACCATTTTTGAAGTGCGCTTGCCGCAGGATGGTGAAAGTCCGAATGAATGATTTAAGAAAAATTTAAAATTTACCCCACTCTTTATTTAAATAGTTTTCCCTACACTTATAAGCAACTAAGAGTAAGGAGGAAACAGATAAATGAAGAAGTGGGGCTTTTTATTATTATCCTGCCTAGGGTTAACGTTCGCCTATTTGGAACCTTTGTCTGAACCAGAAGTGAAAATTCAAAACCATGTTCAATCTGAAAATGGTATCGCAGAGGGTGGCATCCAAGAAATCGAAATGACAGAGGATCAAATCTATCAAGGAGATCTGCTTTTGGTCAACAGTGAATATCCTGTTCACCAGGAGAGCATTCGATCGGATATTGTCAATTTATCTGCAAACAATGACCTGGCACAAGGGTACGTGTTGTTAGGCAGTGACACTTATTTATCAGAGGAAATTGCACATGCATTTTCAGAGATGGTTGCTGCTGCAAAAAAAGATGGGCTTCAACATTTCGCCATTACGAGCGGCTTTCGGGACTTTGATGAGCAAAGTGTGCTTTATCAAGATATGGGTTCTGACTATGCCTTGCCAGCAGGCTACAGTGAACACAATCTGGGCTTATCCCTTGATGTAGGATCTACTCAAATGAAGATGGCTAATGCACCAGAAGGAAAGTGGATAGAAAAGAACGCTTGGAAATACGGGTTCATCTTACGTTATCCAGAGAATAAAACGGGCATAACAGGAATTGAATATGAACCGTGGCACATCCGCTATGTTGGTTTCCCCCATAGCGCAATTATAAAATCAAAGAATTTCGTATTAGAAGAATATCTGGAATACCTAAAAGAAGAAAAAACTATTTCTGCTAGTGTAAATGGGGGGAAATATGAGATTTCTTATTATCCTGTTACTAAAAGTACGACCATTCATGTGCCTCGTGATCTTCGTTATGAAATTTCAGGTAATAATATCGATGGTGTGATTGTGACAGTGTTTCCTGATGCGGAATGAGACGAACGAACTGAATGAAAGGCATGATGGTACATGGCTAAAAAAACAGCACTCGTTTTGACAATTCTTCTTTTCCTTTCATTTTTATGGTGCCCATCTTTGGGTTAATGCGTGCTTTGGGAACTGTTTGCCTAGGTACATGAAGGATATGTTCTGAAAAAATAGAAATAGTAATAACTTAATGAATATGCAGGATACATTCACAAAGAATAGAGGGATAACCTATGAAAATTATTCGTGCTAGTGAATCAGAAAGTAATAGAAGAAATGAGATGAGTACAATCTTTGTAGACGGCTTCTATCAATGGCTGAATTATTTTTCAAAGGATAAGGCTAAACTTTACAAGACATTTGCCCATATGTTTAATAAAGAGGTCTTTCATACGGCAGTAGTTGACGATCGTATTGCGGCTATAGCCGCTTGCACTACAAACAATATACCTTCTGTAAGACTGAAATATAGTGAATTTAGAAAGCACCTCGGCTTATTCATGGGGAGTATTGCCTATGTCATTCTCAAAAAAGAATTTGAGAAAAAGCAATATCCTTTTCAAATTTCTGAAAAGATGGGTGCAATAGAGTTTGTGGCAACGTCGGTAAAGTATAGAGGACAAGGTGTGGCAACTGAACTGCTAAAATCGATCATACATTCAACTTCATACGAAGAATATGTCTTAGAGGTAGCAGATACCAACATAAGTGCCATCAAGCTTTATGAAAAACTGGGTTTTGCAGAGTTCATGCGTATACCTCAAAAGCACAGTGAAAAAAGTGGTGTCAATGATCTTGTCTATATGAAGCATGTGAAGGTGAAAGAAGTGGGGGACTAAAGAGCTTATGGAATGACTGATTTTTGGAAAAACAGGTTAGTATAGTGAGCTCCAATAATCTAGAAGAAAAGATATAGCATAACGGGTCCGGCTTAACATCATACTAGTAACAAAACCTTTAAACGGAGGATCATGTTGTGGAGAAAAAAATGTTAAGCGTACTCATTTCCTTATGCCTGATTTGCTTCCCATTCTTATTCAGGGGGGCTAGGATGAAGGAAAACTTAATTGTTTTCTTTTCAAAGGGCGTTCTGTCCACTCTAGTTGATACATATGTTGTGTCGGAGAAACGTGTTGCCTATCCAATTCGTCCTTTTCCAAGAGTGTTTAAGACCAACATTGTTTTTGATATGTTGTTTTTTCCATTGTTGAGTGTGGTCTGGGTTAGACAAACGTATAATGACGGGTTATGGAAGATACTTTGGAAAAGTTTGACTTGGAGTGTTCCTATGAGTATAACTCAATGGTTTCTTGTGAAATACACAAAGTTAATCCAATGGAAAAAGTGGTCACCATTTCATACCTTTGGTTCTGTAAGTTTCACATTATTTATCATCAGAGGGCTTGTATCCGTA
Coding sequences:
- a CDS encoding HAMP domain-containing sensor histidine kinase, with product MGKILRGFRSKMILLLGLSMLLSGSITYLLFKALQIYYYSNVNYGDTLGYFRIIIRNIGDFNVFLLLFILLSIFFFFLLTKPYSAYFNEISKGIHYLAQGDFKHRVQIVSNDEFSDLAESINLASEKLEQAIERGDFSESSKEQLVVNLAHDLRTPLTSVLGYLDLILKDENLTKEQVRHFLTIAFTKSQRLEGLIDELFEITRMNYGIMPIKKNHINVSDLLNQLKEELYPVFEKNDLIARVNVTPQLPVLGDGELLARVFENLLTNSNRYGNDGQFVDINGFIDSGKVVIQIVNYGDPIPQNDLPHLFDMFYTGDKARTHQGGGTGIGLFIAKNIVEQHDGTITAESSIIRTIFEVRLPQDGESPNE
- the vanY gene encoding VanY-A/VanY-F/VanY-M family D-Ala-D-Ala carboxypeptidase, with the translated sequence MKKWGFLLLSCLGLTFAYLEPLSEPEVKIQNHVQSENGIAEGGIQEIEMTEDQIYQGDLLLVNSEYPVHQESIRSDIVNLSANNDLAQGYVLLGSDTYLSEEIAHAFSEMVAAAKKDGLQHFAITSGFRDFDEQSVLYQDMGSDYALPAGYSEHNLGLSLDVGSTQMKMANAPEGKWIEKNAWKYGFILRYPENKTGITGIEYEPWHIRYVGFPHSAIIKSKNFVLEEYLEYLKEEKTISASVNGGKYEISYYPVTKSTTIHVPRDLRYEISGNNIDGVIVTVFPDAE
- a CDS encoding GNAT family N-acetyltransferase, encoding MKIIRASESESNRRNEMSTIFVDGFYQWLNYFSKDKAKLYKTFAHMFNKEVFHTAVVDDRIAAIAACTTNNIPSVRLKYSEFRKHLGLFMGSIAYVILKKEFEKKQYPFQISEKMGAIEFVATSVKYRGQGVATELLKSIIHSTSYEEYVLEVADTNISAIKLYEKLGFAEFMRIPQKHSEKSGVNDLVYMKHVKVKEVGD
- a CDS encoding CBO0543 family protein, whose protein sequence is MKENLIVFFSKGVLSTLVDTYVVSEKRVAYPIRPFPRVFKTNIVFDMLFFPLLSVVWVRQTYNDGLWKILWKSLTWSVPMSITQWFLVKYTKLIQWKKWSPFHTFGSVSFTLFIIRGLVSVVKRLDQPKST